The following coding sequences lie in one Acidobacteriota bacterium genomic window:
- a CDS encoding NADH-quinone oxidoreductase subunit C, giving the protein MGPETLIGEIRARLGPAVEGVADSFGDPVLVLRAADVRPALAALREPPFDYAVLLDLTCVDYAAGEGRFELVYHLYSLSRNVRLRLKASVPAADPAVGSLVGLWKNAEWLEREVFDMFGVRFEGHPYLRRLLTYEGFEGHPLRKSYPWRLEQPRIPMKGEG; this is encoded by the coding sequence ATGGGCCCGGAAACCCTGATCGGGGAGATCCGGGCCAGGCTCGGCCCGGCCGTCGAGGGCGTCGCCGATTCCTTCGGGGACCCGGTCCTCGTCCTCCGCGCCGCGGACGTCCGCCCGGCCCTGGCCGCCCTGCGCGAGCCTCCGTTCGACTACGCGGTCCTCCTCGACCTGACCTGCGTCGATTACGCGGCGGGGGAGGGCCGGTTCGAGCTCGTCTACCACCTCTATTCGCTCTCCCGCAACGTCCGCCTGCGGCTCAAGGCCTCGGTCCCGGCCGCCGACCCGGCCGTCGGGAGCCTGGTCGGCCTGTGGAAGAACGCCGAATGGCTCGAGCGCGAGGTCTTCGACATGTTCGGAGTCCGGTTCGAGGGCCACCCCTATCTCCGGCGGCTCCTGACCTACGAGGGCTTCGAGGGGCACCCGCTGAGGAAGTCCTATCCCTGGCGGCTGGAGCAGCCCCGCATCCCGATGAAGGGCGAGGGCTGA
- a CDS encoding NADH-quinone oxidoreductase subunit D, which produces MDPRTRLERQARPESMLVNMGPSHPAMHGTMRIMLELDAERIVNAECEIGYLHRGFEKTCENRTWFNLLIYTDRLNYVSPLINNLGYAMTMEKMLGLAVPERAQLIRVLMSELSRVSDHLTSLAAMAMENGAFTVFLYMMKAREFLWDVIEQTAGARMTTSYIRIGGVRADLRPGWRTSLATAVGETRRVLKDVAGLLDKNSIFIGRTRGVGAISKDDALSYGWTGPCLRSTGIAYDVRKAHPYLVYDRLDFEVPVGECGDSYDRYSVRMREMEQSLRILEQVAALIPDAAPLPAGPAIEPGEAIRRSRRARAAGPIRLSPNLEGSEKERLAGLTAGDGRAGVPPKEDAYTTMEGLIAHFLFFMNGKGIRPPKGDVYFSVEGGNGEVGFYIVSDGTDRPYRLHLRAPCFHIVSALDELIKGRLVADVVPTFGSLNMIGGELDR; this is translated from the coding sequence GTGGATCCCCGGACACGGCTCGAGCGGCAGGCCCGGCCCGAGAGCATGCTGGTCAACATGGGCCCGTCCCACCCGGCCATGCACGGCACCATGAGGATCATGCTCGAGCTCGACGCCGAGAGGATCGTCAACGCCGAGTGCGAGATCGGCTATCTCCACCGCGGCTTCGAAAAGACCTGCGAGAACAGGACCTGGTTCAACCTGCTCATCTACACCGACCGGCTGAACTACGTCTCGCCGCTCATCAACAACCTCGGCTATGCCATGACCATGGAGAAGATGCTCGGCCTGGCGGTCCCCGAGCGGGCCCAGCTCATCCGGGTCCTCATGAGCGAGCTCTCGCGCGTCTCCGACCACCTGACCTCGCTCGCGGCCATGGCCATGGAGAACGGCGCCTTCACCGTCTTCCTCTATATGATGAAGGCCCGCGAGTTCCTCTGGGACGTTATCGAGCAGACGGCCGGGGCGCGGATGACGACCTCCTACATCCGCATCGGCGGCGTCCGGGCCGACCTCCGCCCCGGCTGGCGGACCTCGCTGGCGACGGCCGTCGGCGAAACCCGCCGGGTCCTCAAGGACGTCGCCGGCCTGCTCGACAAGAACAGCATCTTCATCGGCCGGACCCGCGGCGTCGGGGCCATCTCGAAGGATGACGCCCTGTCCTACGGCTGGACAGGCCCCTGCCTGAGATCGACGGGCATCGCCTACGACGTCCGCAAGGCCCATCCCTATCTCGTCTACGACCGCCTCGACTTCGAGGTGCCGGTCGGCGAATGCGGCGACAGCTACGACCGCTACAGCGTGCGCATGCGCGAGATGGAGCAGAGCCTGAGGATCCTCGAGCAGGTCGCCGCCCTCATCCCCGATGCGGCGCCCCTGCCGGCCGGGCCGGCGATCGAGCCCGGGGAGGCCATCCGGAGGTCCCGGCGGGCGCGCGCGGCCGGGCCCATCCGCCTGTCCCCGAACCTGGAGGGCTCCGAGAAGGAGCGCCTGGCCGGCCTGACCGCCGGGGACGGCCGCGCGGGCGTCCCCCCGAAAGAGGACGCCTACACGACCATGGAAGGGCTCATCGCCCATTTCCTCTTTTTCATGAACGGCAAGGGCATACGGCCGCCCAAGGGCGACGTCTATTTCTCCGTCGAGGGCGGCAACGGCGAGGTCGGCTTCTACATCGTCTCGGACGGCACCGACCGTCCCTACCGGCTCCATCTCCGGGCGCCTTGCTTCCATATCGTCTCGGCGCTCGACGAGCTCATCAAGGGGCGGCTCGTCGCCGACGTCGTCCCGACCTTCGGCTCGCTGAACATGATCGGCGGGGAGCTCGACCGATGA
- a CDS encoding NAD(P)H-dependent oxidoreductase subunit E, whose protein sequence is MTYSPSPDALRRIEEAIALYPERTAALLPVLRIIQEEAGFIPPAAEIWAAAKLGVRPARVREVLSFYSMLRRAPGGRHTLEICRNISCYLAGAEDLLGFISGILGIKPGETTPDGAISLAAVECLGNCDHAPCLQVDGVDRGPMTREAAAALIKELKGNG, encoded by the coding sequence ATGACCTACTCCCCCTCGCCGGACGCCCTCCGCAGGATCGAGGAGGCCATCGCCCTCTACCCGGAGAGGACCGCCGCCCTGCTCCCGGTCCTCCGGATCATCCAGGAGGAGGCCGGCTTCATCCCGCCGGCCGCGGAGATCTGGGCGGCCGCCAAGCTCGGGGTCAGGCCGGCCAGGGTCCGCGAGGTCCTTTCGTTCTACAGCATGCTCCGGCGGGCGCCCGGCGGACGCCACACCCTGGAGATCTGCCGGAACATCAGCTGCTACCTGGCCGGCGCCGAGGATCTGCTGGGCTTCATCTCCGGCATCCTGGGGATCAAGCCGGGCGAGACGACGCCCGATGGGGCCATCAGCCTGGCCGCGGTCGAGTGCCTCGGGAACTGCGACCACGCGCCCTGCCTCCAGGTCGACGGCGTCGATCGCGGGCCGATGACCCGCGAGGCGGCCGCGGCCCTGATCAAGGAGCTCAAAGGGAATGGCTGA
- the nuoF gene encoding NADH-quinone oxidoreductase subunit NuoF: MAETTSVPLLPADEGAWRLESYLRGGGYATARRVITSMAPADVVAEVRKASLRGRGGAGFPAGTKWGFVPQGGSGPRYLCVNADEAEPGTFKDRLVLLRAPHRLLEGMLITAFAVGIRSAFIYVRGEYGPMARRLEEAIVEARAAGLAGPGLFGTGFGLEIVVHRGAGAYICGEETALLESLEGRRSQPRVKPPFPAAVGLFRSPTVINNVETIASVPGIMARGADWFLGRGRPNDGGTRLYCVSGAVRKPGVYELPVGTPLREIIELHAGGPPEGTAIKAVIPGGLSAPLLAAGEIDVAMDVGSLAGAGSMLGSAGIIVVPRGAPMLDVLLTTARFYAHESCGKCAPCRLGTSWILKIVERLRRDGGSPADLDLVLDLADGIRGRTLCPLGDAAALPIRALVTKFRGELDQAVSR, translated from the coding sequence ATGGCTGAGACGACGAGCGTTCCGCTCCTGCCCGCCGACGAGGGCGCCTGGCGGCTCGAGTCCTACCTCCGCGGCGGCGGGTACGCGACGGCCCGGCGGGTCATCACCTCGATGGCTCCGGCCGACGTCGTCGCCGAGGTCCGCAAGGCCTCGCTGCGCGGCCGGGGAGGGGCGGGCTTCCCGGCCGGGACGAAATGGGGCTTCGTGCCGCAGGGCGGGAGCGGTCCGAGATACCTCTGCGTCAACGCCGACGAGGCCGAGCCGGGGACCTTCAAGGACCGGCTCGTCCTTCTCCGCGCCCCGCACCGGCTGCTCGAGGGCATGCTCATCACGGCCTTCGCCGTCGGCATCCGGAGCGCCTTCATCTATGTCCGCGGCGAATACGGTCCGATGGCCCGGCGCCTGGAGGAGGCGATCGTCGAGGCCCGGGCGGCGGGCCTGGCCGGGCCGGGACTCTTCGGCACGGGATTCGGGCTGGAGATCGTGGTCCACCGCGGCGCCGGGGCCTACATCTGCGGCGAGGAGACGGCGCTCCTCGAATCGCTCGAGGGCCGCCGCAGCCAGCCCCGGGTCAAGCCGCCGTTCCCGGCGGCCGTCGGCCTGTTCCGCTCGCCCACGGTCATCAACAACGTCGAGACCATCGCCTCCGTGCCCGGGATCATGGCCCGGGGCGCGGACTGGTTCCTCGGCCGGGGGCGGCCCAACGACGGCGGGACCCGGCTCTATTGCGTCAGCGGCGCCGTCCGGAAGCCCGGCGTTTACGAACTCCCGGTGGGCACGCCTCTCCGGGAGATCATCGAGCTCCACGCCGGGGGGCCGCCCGAGGGAACGGCGATCAAGGCCGTCATCCCGGGCGGGCTCTCGGCGCCGCTGCTCGCCGCCGGGGAGATCGACGTGGCCATGGACGTCGGATCCCTGGCCGGGGCCGGCTCAATGCTCGGCTCGGCCGGCATCATCGTCGTCCCTCGGGGCGCGCCCATGCTCGACGTCCTTCTGACGACGGCCCGCTTCTACGCCCACGAATCCTGCGGCAAGTGCGCGCCCTGCCGCCTCGGGACGTCCTGGATCCTCAAGATCGTCGAGCGGCTCCGGCGCGACGGAGGGAGCCCGGCCGATCTCGATCTTGTCCTCGATCTGGCCGACGGGATCAGGGGCCGGACGCTCTGCCCGCTCGGCGACGCGGCGGCCCTGCCCATCCGCGCCCTGGTGACGAAGTTCCGCGGCGAGCTCGATCAGGCGGTGTCCCGGTGA
- a CDS encoding 2Fe-2S iron-sulfur cluster-binding protein, producing the protein MSGAGRVGLTIDGLKIEAAEGTNVLRAAEQAGIAIPHFCYHPGLDVEGSCRMCLVEIEGLPKLELACSTVVREGMAVRTSTERVREARRDVLEFLLAEHPLDCPICDKAGECRLQDYYDLHGRRAGRMSEPRERRDKKARIGRGLILDRERCVLCTRCVRFLRNVTGTGELGVFERAVRSEIGVFEGFPVDNDYSGNLVDICPVGAITAEDFRFRTRAWFLSRKPSVCPHCGRGCAVSVESVAGYPLDNGERRVYRVASRENQAVNGFWICDLGREGRRDIDEARRAVPLKKGAPAPGLSLPTALADVAAAVRGLPAGERAGGIAVVLNGRMTCEELALARALFAGAMGLRNVFFADRKPGQADDLLLTAERTPNLRGAVEAGFAPRLPALDDVASAKVLIVFGSRLAEHYAGPDLVRALASVPAKFLFSAHAGPLDGLVDIAFPATVPAEKSGTYINIEGLRQVFAQALEPAPGVASDGDILTQLAGLLGSGRGDADGR; encoded by the coding sequence GTGAGCGGAGCCGGCCGCGTCGGCCTGACCATCGACGGCCTCAAGATCGAAGCGGCCGAGGGGACCAACGTCCTCCGGGCCGCCGAGCAGGCGGGGATCGCCATTCCGCACTTCTGCTATCACCCCGGCCTTGACGTCGAAGGCAGCTGCCGGATGTGCCTGGTCGAGATCGAAGGCCTGCCGAAGCTCGAGCTGGCCTGCTCCACGGTCGTCCGCGAAGGGATGGCCGTCCGGACCTCGACGGAGCGCGTCCGCGAGGCGCGCCGGGACGTCCTCGAGTTCCTGCTGGCCGAGCATCCGCTCGACTGTCCCATCTGCGACAAGGCGGGCGAGTGCCGCCTTCAGGATTATTACGATCTCCACGGACGGCGCGCCGGCCGGATGTCCGAGCCGCGCGAGCGCCGGGACAAGAAGGCGCGGATCGGCCGCGGCCTCATCCTCGACCGGGAGCGCTGCGTCCTCTGCACTCGCTGCGTCCGCTTCCTGCGGAATGTGACCGGAACGGGAGAGCTGGGCGTGTTCGAGCGGGCGGTCCGGTCGGAGATCGGCGTCTTCGAAGGCTTCCCGGTCGACAACGACTATTCGGGCAATCTCGTCGATATCTGTCCCGTCGGGGCAATCACCGCCGAGGACTTCAGGTTCCGGACCCGGGCCTGGTTCCTGTCCCGCAAGCCCTCGGTCTGCCCCCATTGCGGCCGCGGCTGCGCCGTCAGCGTCGAGTCCGTCGCCGGCTACCCCCTGGATAACGGGGAGAGGCGGGTCTATCGCGTCGCCTCCCGCGAGAACCAGGCGGTCAACGGCTTTTGGATCTGCGATCTCGGCCGCGAGGGGCGGCGCGACATCGACGAGGCGCGCCGCGCCGTCCCGCTGAAAAAGGGCGCCCCGGCTCCCGGCCTGTCCCTGCCGACGGCCCTGGCCGACGTCGCCGCGGCCGTCCGCGGCCTCCCGGCCGGGGAGCGGGCGGGCGGGATCGCCGTGGTCCTGAACGGCCGCATGACCTGCGAGGAGCTGGCCCTGGCCCGGGCGCTCTTCGCCGGCGCCATGGGTCTCCGGAACGTCTTTTTCGCCGACCGGAAGCCGGGCCAGGCCGACGATCTGCTGCTGACGGCCGAGCGGACGCCCAACCTCCGCGGCGCCGTCGAGGCCGGCTTCGCGCCCCGGCTGCCGGCCCTCGACGATGTGGCCTCGGCGAAGGTGCTGATCGTCTTCGGCTCCCGCCTGGCCGAGCACTATGCCGGGCCCGATCTCGTCCGGGCCCTGGCTTCCGTTCCGGCGAAATTCCTTTTCTCGGCCCACGCCGGGCCGCTCGACGGTCTCGTGGACATCGCCTTTCCGGCGACCGTTCCGGCCGAAAAATCAGGGACTTACATCAACATCGAGGGCCTGCGCCAGGTTTTCGCCCAAGCCCTGGAGCCGGCTCCCGGCGTGGCTTCTGACGGCGACATCCTGACCCAGCTAGCCGGCCTGCTGGGCTCCGGCCGCGGAGACGCCGATGGCCGCTGA
- a CDS encoding complex I subunit 1 family protein, with amino-acid sequence MAADVLIILAKVVLTLAWTLLLALFLTWVERKQSAVMQDRIGANRASVLGLRLFGLFQPFADAIKMFFKEDFVPSFAQKPLHWLAPVVSFFCVSVTMIAVPFGDTVRLFGRRIPLQVVDLNAAVVFVLAMLGLAVYGILTGGWASSSRFALIGSLRGAAQLVSYEVALGLSLVGLIMVFPSLSLAKIVECQGGLLFGFLPKWGIFLQPLGFAVFFLAGLAETKRVPFDLPEGESEIIGFYTEYSGLKFGLFMFTDFLEVIVFAAMAATLFFGGWQVPWLGDGGFVFPWGGRIAAAPWAVTVLRVLSFNLKVLFFCWLQILTRWTYPRFRYDQVMDLGWKVLVPAGAVNILATGLFLAGR; translated from the coding sequence ATGGCCGCTGACGTCCTCATCATCCTGGCCAAGGTCGTCCTGACCCTGGCCTGGACGCTCCTGCTGGCCCTGTTCCTGACCTGGGTCGAGCGGAAGCAGAGCGCGGTGATGCAGGACCGGATCGGGGCCAATCGCGCCTCCGTCCTCGGGCTGCGGCTCTTCGGCCTTTTTCAGCCGTTCGCCGACGCCATCAAGATGTTTTTCAAGGAAGACTTCGTCCCGTCCTTCGCCCAGAAGCCCCTGCATTGGCTGGCGCCCGTGGTCTCGTTCTTCTGCGTCTCCGTGACCATGATCGCCGTGCCCTTCGGCGACACGGTCCGGCTGTTCGGCCGGCGGATCCCCCTGCAGGTGGTCGATCTCAACGCCGCCGTCGTCTTCGTCCTGGCCATGCTCGGCCTGGCCGTCTACGGCATCCTGACCGGCGGCTGGGCCTCGTCGAGCCGGTTCGCCCTGATCGGCAGCCTCCGCGGCGCCGCCCAGCTCGTCTCGTACGAGGTCGCCCTCGGCCTGTCGCTCGTCGGCCTGATCATGGTCTTCCCGTCCCTCAGCCTGGCGAAGATCGTCGAGTGCCAGGGCGGGCTGCTGTTCGGGTTCCTGCCCAAGTGGGGGATATTCCTCCAGCCCCTGGGCTTCGCCGTCTTCTTCCTGGCGGGGCTGGCCGAGACCAAGCGGGTGCCCTTCGATCTGCCGGAGGGCGAGTCCGAGATCATCGGCTTCTACACGGAATATTCCGGGCTCAAGTTCGGGCTGTTCATGTTCACCGATTTCCTCGAGGTCATCGTCTTCGCCGCCATGGCCGCGACCCTCTTTTTCGGCGGCTGGCAGGTGCCCTGGCTCGGCGATGGAGGCTTCGTCTTTCCCTGGGGCGGCCGGATCGCCGCGGCGCCGTGGGCCGTGACGGTCCTGCGCGTCCTATCCTTCAATCTCAAGGTCCTGTTCTTCTGCTGGCTCCAGATCCTGACCCGGTGGACCTACCCGCGCTTCCGCTACGACCAGGTCATGGACCTCGGCTGGAAGGTCCTCGTGCCGGCCGGGGCCGTCAACATCCTCGCGACCGGGCTCTTCCTGGCGGGGCGATAG
- a CDS encoding NADH-quinone oxidoreductase subunit I, producing the protein MSSAWTVAKEIVRGSAITARHFFVNMTFHTLRLLGIRNRRRGAVTFQYPEEVKPLAARHRSLHRLRPRPDGRPSCVACMLCVTVCPSECLSVEAAEDPDPEIQKLPARFVVDLDRCCFCGFCVEACPVDAIRMDTGEIRLAATDRAGLRVRLDKP; encoded by the coding sequence ATGAGCAGCGCCTGGACCGTCGCCAAGGAGATCGTCAGGGGGTCGGCCATCACGGCCCGCCACTTCTTCGTCAACATGACCTTCCACACCCTGCGGCTGCTCGGCATCCGGAACCGCAGAAGGGGAGCGGTGACTTTCCAGTACCCCGAGGAGGTCAAGCCCCTGGCCGCGCGGCACCGCAGCCTGCACCGCCTCCGGCCGCGGCCGGACGGCCGGCCGAGCTGCGTCGCCTGCATGCTCTGCGTCACGGTCTGCCCTTCGGAATGCCTGTCCGTCGAGGCGGCCGAGGACCCGGACCCCGAGATCCAGAAGCTCCCGGCCAGGTTCGTCGTCGACCTCGACCGCTGCTGCTTCTGCGGCTTTTGCGTCGAAGCCTGTCCGGTCGACGCCATCCGCATGGACACCGGCGAGATCCGGCTGGCGGCCACGGACCGCGCCGGCCTGAGAGTCCGGTTGGACAAGCCATGA
- a CDS encoding MBL fold metallo-hydrolase produces the protein MNAADRIAVGEIEVVRLLDGTFRVDGGAMFGVVPRTLWAALAPPDRENRITLALNCYLVRAPGATILLDTGVGPDLGRRYADFYGVDRRPGLLAGLAGLGLGPEDIDLVVNSHLHFDHCGGNTMKTAGGTWAPAFPGARYAVQRGEWEQALHPVGRDKPSYMPARLKSLADSGRLTLLDGDGPVASGIEAVIVAGHTAFHQGIKVSSAGRTFFFAADAVPTAAHVGLDCIMSYDLYPVDTYETKKALLERAEAGGWALGFSHDLAMPFGRLRRAGRRLEAAPAEGDAAGPERD, from the coding sequence ATGAACGCCGCCGACAGGATAGCGGTCGGGGAGATCGAGGTCGTCCGCCTGCTTGACGGCACCTTCCGGGTGGACGGCGGGGCCATGTTCGGGGTCGTGCCCCGGACCCTCTGGGCCGCCCTGGCGCCGCCCGACCGCGAGAACCGGATCACGCTGGCCCTGAACTGCTATCTCGTCCGCGCCCCGGGCGCGACGATCCTGCTCGACACCGGCGTCGGGCCCGACCTCGGCCGTCGGTATGCGGACTTCTACGGCGTCGATCGCCGCCCCGGCCTCCTGGCGGGGCTGGCCGGCCTGGGCCTCGGGCCGGAGGACATCGACCTGGTCGTCAACAGCCACCTCCACTTCGATCACTGCGGCGGGAACACGATGAAGACGGCCGGCGGGACTTGGGCGCCCGCGTTTCCCGGGGCGCGCTACGCCGTCCAGCGCGGCGAATGGGAGCAGGCCCTGCATCCCGTCGGGCGGGACAAGCCGAGCTACATGCCGGCCCGGCTCAAGTCCCTGGCCGACTCGGGCCGCCTGACGCTCCTCGACGGCGACGGGCCCGTGGCGTCAGGCATCGAGGCCGTCATCGTCGCCGGCCACACGGCCTTCCACCAGGGGATCAAGGTCTCGTCGGCCGGCCGGACCTTTTTCTTCGCCGCCGACGCCGTGCCCACGGCGGCCCACGTCGGGCTCGACTGCATCATGAGCTACGACCTCTACCCGGTCGACACGTACGAGACGAAGAAGGCGCTCCTGGAGCGGGCCGAGGCCGGCGGCTGGGCCCTGGGCTTCAGCCACGACCTGGCGATGCCGTTCGGCCGCCTGCGCCGCGCCGGCCGCCGGCTCGAGGCCGCGCCCGCGGAGGGCGACGCGGCCGGGCCCGAAAGAGATTGA